Proteins from one Pontibacter korlensis genomic window:
- a CDS encoding DinB family protein, with protein MKLIEKLLKEIEEEGQKTRKMLAIVPDDKYDWQPHPKSMPVKDLALHIADLPTWITLAVTTDELDFAASPYNPGNVTNTEGLLTLFEKNLAKAKADMEQATEEQLEEPWTLRSGDAVYMTLSKYETIRHALAQTIHHRAQLGLYLRLLGIPIPGSYGPSADEQGL; from the coding sequence ATGAAACTCATCGAGAAGCTTCTGAAGGAAATCGAGGAAGAAGGGCAGAAAACCCGCAAAATGCTGGCCATCGTGCCTGACGACAAATACGACTGGCAGCCTCACCCCAAGAGCATGCCTGTTAAAGACCTGGCACTGCACATTGCCGATTTGCCCACCTGGATAACCCTGGCTGTTACAACCGATGAACTCGACTTTGCTGCCAGTCCCTATAATCCCGGTAATGTAACCAACACAGAGGGGCTCTTGACGCTGTTCGAGAAGAACCTGGCAAAGGCGAAAGCAGATATGGAGCAGGCAACAGAAGAGCAGCTGGAAGAGCCTTGGACGTTGCGCAGCGGTGATGCTGTGTACATGACCCTGTCGAAGTATGAAACCATCCGCCATGCGCTGGCGCAAACAATCCATCACAGGGCACAGCTTGGTCTGTACCTGCGGCTGTTGGGAATTCCTATTCCAGGTAGCTATGGACCAAGTGCCGACGAGCAAGGCTTATAA
- a CDS encoding transposase, translating into MAVDTAMGVISHVRADFADGRDSQHLPSLVMQVQDRLKANGLLMQELLADAGYSNGSNYYFLEQRGITAWIPVFGMYKPEIEGFPYEKENDRYICPMGKPLPFKGFDRTQDGRLLRNYWAAPSDCRQCSNKSTCAPKARCRKITRTAYDEPYQRAYARQHSKRGKQMKKLRQSTVEPVFGSPVQHYGLEQDQHAG; encoded by the coding sequence ATGGCCGTGGACACGGCCATGGGTGTTATCTCTCATGTGCGGGCGGACTTTGCCGACGGCCGGGACAGTCAGCACCTGCCTTCCCTTGTGATGCAGGTACAAGACAGGCTCAAAGCCAATGGCCTGCTCATGCAGGAGCTGCTGGCCGATGCCGGCTACTCCAACGGTTCCAACTACTATTTTCTCGAGCAGCGGGGCATCACTGCTTGGATCCCGGTGTTTGGGATGTACAAGCCAGAGATAGAGGGCTTTCCTTATGAGAAGGAGAATGACCGCTACATCTGCCCAATGGGCAAGCCACTTCCCTTCAAGGGCTTTGACCGAACGCAAGACGGTAGGCTGCTGAGAAACTACTGGGCAGCCCCGAGTGACTGCCGGCAGTGTTCCAACAAATCCACCTGTGCTCCGAAAGCTCGATGCCGCAAGATCACCCGCACCGCCTATGACGAGCCGTACCAGCGGGCCTACGCCAGGCAGCACAGTAAGCGCGGCAAGCAGATGAAAAAACTTCGTCAGAGCACGGTGGAGCCGGTCTTCGGCAGCCCGGTGCAGCACTATGGCCTCGAGCAAGATCAACATGCTGGGTAA
- a CDS encoding transposase produces the protein MEQFYGRCGQQSIDPVVFFKLCLVGYLENITSDRKLIEHCSLRLDLLYFLNYQLDEPLPWHSTLSEHPPAVPRGLVRIAV, from the coding sequence ATGGAGCAGTTCTACGGACGTTGCGGTCAACAGTCGATCGACCCGGTGGTGTTCTTCAAGCTCTGCCTGGTGGGCTACCTAGAGAACATTACATCAGATAGAAAACTTATTGAACACTGCAGCCTGCGGCTGGATCTGCTCTACTTTCTGAATTACCAGCTCGACGAGCCGCTGCCTTGGCATTCCACCCTTTCTGAGCACCCGCCAGCTGTACCCCGAGGCCTTGTTCGAATCGCTGTTTGA